CCACTGAGGGCTCTGTGATCCATTCGCCGCTCTCCGGATTCGCAAGCACGCCATACCATTTGAACGAGCCGTGCGGGAACTTATCATTGAACATCACGGACACAAGAACATAGCCGATGATCTGCATCTCGGGTGGAAGGGTGAATGACACAGGTGTCATCAACGTCCCCCAATTCGGCCAGAAATAAAAGTCGCCGTAAAGCTCAACCGCGATATAGACATTGACCGGCATAGCAAGTCCAGGATTCGCGACGTCCGCGGAAAGCGTCATAATGTCGCCAGGCATATACGGTGTCATATCCATCTTGTTGAGCCTCAGCTCAAACGTCGGCCCCGAAGGCTGTTCCTCGAGCAGCTCCTCGATCTTCGCCAGCACCGCGGCCTTATTATATCCCACTTCACCGTACCGGATTGTCCCATGCCGGTCTATGATATACATAGTAGGGACGTACCCGCTTGCATAGGGCCTCGTTTCACGGTTCACGTCTAACGCCATGGGATATGTCAGGTTATGATCTTCCCGGAACGTCTCAATCTTCGCAATGCTTTCTCCGACTGGGTCTATGTCAACGCCCCAAACAACAACGCCCTGGTCCTTATAGACCTGCCAAACGTCGTTCTCCAGACTGCCTGTCGCCGCAACACACGGGGGGCACCATGTCGCCCATAGGTCCAGCACAACGATGCTCCCCAACCAATCCGAAAGGCTAACCCACTCCAGGTCAAGGTCCTGAACTGTGAAATCAGGAGCCTCATCTCCATCAACGAACGGAGTGTCATGCTGGGCAAGCGCCATGACCGGGAACATCAGAAAGGCACACAAAGCAAGTAGTGTAGCCACCTTCGATGTCATGTTCTCTTCTCCTTTGTTTACTTATACACACAATGTTTTACCATTAAACACAGTCGTAGCCTCTAATCGCGAGCCGTACCATGAAGATCTTCTCCTTGTATAGATGTTACCGATATTGAGCTACCCTCGTCAACTTTTTCACAAATCTTCACCATACGCCACATACTTCTCAGCCTGCGACATGCCATTAGACCGCCCATCGTATCCTCCCGCTGAAAACGTCTCCTTGCGCCGGTCTCTAGTCCAGATGGGCGCCCCAGGCGAATCCCGGCCTCACTCAGCGTGTCCACGCACAATCTCGATAAGCTCACTCAGGCGCGAGACCCTTTGCCCAGGCCAAGCGTCCGAGGCAGTCCTGCGAGGATTGTAAAGATTGTCCTCTGGCGTTCGTATCATGATGGCCTTCATACCTATCTCCTGCGCCGCCTCGAGCTCCCTATTTCCTCCATCGCCGACAAATGTGCAGTCTCTGGGCTGAACGTTCAATCTATCGCAGGTAAGAAAGTACGCCGCAGGGTCCGGCTTCTTGACCTTTACCTCGCACGAGAAGACCGTAACCTCCACTACTGATGCGAGCGACGTCCGCCTCCAATATCCGGGGACCTCACGCCCACAGTTGGTCAGCAAAGCCAGCCCCAGCCCCGC
This region of bacterium genomic DNA includes:
- a CDS encoding TlpA disulfide reductase family protein — its product is MTSKVATLLALCAFLMFPVMALAQHDTPFVDGDEAPDFTVQDLDLEWVSLSDWLGSIVVLDLWATWCPPCVAATGSLENDVWQVYKDQGVVVWGVDIDPVGESIAKIETFREDHNLTYPMALDVNRETRPYASGYVPTMYIIDRHGTIRYGEVGYNKAAVLAKIEELLEEQPSGPTFELRLNKMDMTPYMPGDIMTLSADVANPGLAMPVNVYIAVELYGDFYFWPNWGTLMTPVSFTLPPEMQIIGYVLVSVMFNDKFPHGSFKWYGVLANPESGEWITEPSVVPWSFGSEQPF
- a CDS encoding HAD-IA family hydrolase — translated: MTPKAVIFDLYGTLIDLYSWEDNERRLAGVASTLSVPAKPFSRLWTETYPERVTGAFPDDESYILHLCARLKTVPSDTSLQAAIEMKNEFTRRLMVPRPGARETLQKLKEAGLGLALLTNCGREVPGYWRRTSLASVVEVTVFSCEVKVKKPDPAAYFLTCDRLNVQPRDCTFVGDGGNRELEAAQEIGMKAIMIRTPEDNLYNPRRTASDAWPGQRVSRLSELIEIVRGHAE